Below is a window of Christensenella minuta DNA.
ATATGACAATCAAACCTTTAGGTGACAGAGTCGTCATCAAATCAGTTGAAGCGGAAGAAACAACAAAGAGCGGCATTGTATTGCCCGGTTCGGCACAGGAAAAGCCACAGGTTGCAGAAGTAGTTGAGGTCGGCCCCGGCGGCGTGGTTGACGGAAAAGAGATCAAAATGGAAGTTGCAAAAGGCGACAAAGTCCTTTATTCCAAGTATGCAGGCACGGAAGTCAAGCTGGATGGCGAAGAACTGATGATCGTTCGCCAGTCCGACATTCTCGCAATTGTAAAATAAATAGGAGGCAAATAAATTATGGCAAAACAGTTAAAATTCGGCGAAGAAGCTCGCCGCGCGCTTGAAAAAGGCGTAAACCAGTTAGCAGATACAGTAAAAGTAACGCTTGGACCGAAAGGCCGCAACGTTGTTCTGGATAAAAAATTCGGCGCTCCGCTGATTACGAACGATGGTGTTACGATTGCAAAGGAAATCGAGCTTGAAGATCCCTTCGAGAACATGGGTGCCCAGCTCGTAAAGGAAGTCGCTACGAAGACGAATGACGTAGCTGGCGACGGTACGACGACCGCTACCCTGCTCGCGCAGGCTGTTATCCGCGAAGGACTTAAAAACGTTGCGGCGGGCGCAAACCCGATGGGCGTTAAAAGAGGTATCCTCAACGCTTGTGAAACGGCAGTGGAAGGATTGAAAGCCCTCTCCAAGCCGATCGCGGACAGCAAGGCAATCTCGCAGGTTGCAAGCATCTCGGCTGGTGACGACCGCATTGGGACGCTGATTTCCTCCGCTATGGAAAAAGTTGGCAACGACGGTGTTATCACGGTGGAAGAATCCAAAACGATGCAGACGGAGCTCGACGTTGTCGAAGGTATGCAGTTTGACCGCGGATATGCTTCCGCTTATATGGTAACTGATACGGAAAAAATGGAAGCGGTTCTTGATGATGCCCTCATTCTGATTACGGACAAAAAGATTTCCAACATTCAGGATCTCCTCCCGATTCTGGAACAGATTGTTCAGCAGGGCAAAAAGCTGCTCATTATTGCTGAAGACGTTGAAGGCGAAGCTCTCGCTACTCTCGTAGTCAATAAGCTGCGCGGCACATTCAACTGCGTTGCGGTAAAAGCTCCGGGCTTTGGCGACAGAAGAAAAGCAATGCTGCAGGATATTGCTACGCTTACGGGCGGTACAGTGATTTCTGAAGAAGTTGGCCTTGATCTCAAAGAAGCCACGATGGATATGCTTGGCCGGGCAAAACAGGTTAAGGTTGACAAAGACAATACAACGATCGTTGAAGGCATGGGCAAAAAGGAAGACATCGAAGGACGCATCAAATCCATCAAAGCCCAGATCGAAGAAACGACCTCCGATTATGATAAAGAAAAGCTTCAGGAACGCCTTGCGAAGCTGGCTGGCGGCGTAGCAGTTATCCGCGTCGGCGCAGCGACGGAAACGGAAATGAAGGAAATCAAACTGAGAATCGAAGACGCCCTTGCGGCAACGCGCGCTGCTGTTGAAGAAGGAATCGTTCCCGGCGGCGGCACGGCCCCGCTGAAGGTAACGGATGACATCAAGGCCCTGATTGAGAAACTGGCCGGCGATGAAAAAACCGGTGCGAAAATCGTCCTGCGCGCTTTGGAAGAACCTGTTCGCCAGATCGCTGCAAATGCGGGTCTTGAAGGCAGCATCATCGTCGAAAAGATTCTTGCGGACAGCTCCAAGACGTTTGGCTTCAATGCAGCAACCGGTGAATACGTCGATATGATTAATGCTGGTATCATCGACCCCACCAAGGTTACACGCAGCGCGATTCAAAATGCCTGCTCCGTTGCAGCTATGTTGCTCACGACGGAAAGCATCGTAACGGATCTTCCGGCTCCGGAACCGCCGGCGATGCCTGCGGGCGGCGCTCCTGGCGGAATGCCCGGAATGTACTAAGAAACCGAAAAACCAAAAGAACTGCTGCATCCGCAGCAGTTCTTTTTTGTGTTTTTATCTGCAGTTGCCTTCATAGACATATTCCAGATGCCGGCGGGCAGCCTCCGCAAGCCGCAGGATATCCTTAACCGGTGTCGCCCTCTTGTCTCGCATTTTATAACTTGGAAAGAAACGGGAGATGTGCAAAGGAATCGTCTTGTCAAGCGAAGCGAGCCATGCGGCCAGTCGCTCCATATCGGTGTCCGAATCATTTTCACCCGGAATCACAAGCGTCGTCACCTCCACATGGCAGCTTTGCGCGGCCAGCTTAATGGAACGCTTCACTGTTTCCAGATTTCCGCCTACGCTATGGTAAAAGCCTGCGGAAAAAGCTTTCAGGTCGATATTCATAGCGTCAACTAGCGGCAAAAGCTCTTTCCAGGGTTCTTCGTTGCAGTAGCCGTTTGTTACCAGCACGTTCTTCAAGCCTTTTTCATGAGCCGCGAAAGCGCAGTCCCGCACAAATTCGTAACCGACGATCGGTTCGTTGTAGGTATAAGCAAGTCCGATATTCCCCTTCCCCGCTAATGCTTTCGCCGCCTGTGCCAACTCTGCCGGCTGTATGGATTGTTGCGTCATCTCATTCCCGCGCACAGAAATAGAACTGTTTTGGCAAAAAGGGCAATGAAGGTTGCAGCCAAAGCTGCCCACGGAGAGGACTCTGCTGCCAGGGAAAAAACGTCTCAGCGGTTTCTTTTCAATCGGGTCCAGCGCTATTGCTGTAATTTGTCCGTAATTATCATCGATAATCCGGTCTTTTATGTTTTTACGCGCCCCGCATAAGCCTATTTGGCCTTCCTCCAATATACAGGCGTGCGGGCAAATCCTGCAAACCCGCTTCATTTATGCCGGATCACCTCAAATTTTTTAATGGAATAAGGCTCTCCCCTGCCAATCCCCGCCTTTTGAAGCGCAATCTCTATCTGCTGCTGCGGAGTATCTATCCCTTCAAGGTCAGGCAGCAGCAACCCCCGGCGTCCTACGCTCGTTACGATGACTCCAAAACGTTTCGTATCGAACTCCTCCGCGCTTTCCACCGGCTGCGCTTTTCCCAGCACATCCACGCTGTACGTAAGTTCTTCAAGTTCAATACGGCTTACCGGGGCAAACCGCGGATCCTCTGTCCCGGCGCTCACTGCGTTGTTGATAATCTCATCCGCAATACATTCCCTTCCGGCCGCAATCGTTCCGATACAACCGCGCAGTTTTCCGCGCTTTTTCAGCGAAACAAAGACCCCTGCCCGTTCATCCAACATTTCGTCGGGCAGGCCTTCCGGCCGGTGAAGAACGGTGCCTGTATTCACATAGTGCTCCAGCGAAGCGCGCGCCAGCCGTACATAAACGTCTTCGCGCGCCTTTTGTTCCGCTGCTCTTTTCCGTTTCTTATCATGATACCTCCTGCCAAATTCGCGTGTCGGATCATTCCCTGTTACGTGAAAGGTTGCCACCCCATATCCTACGCCAAAAGGCCCTTCGTATGAAAGAAGCCGTGGAGCCACCGCTTTCCCGTCAAGCGCGCCTGCCAGAATAAGAAAGGACCGCAGCCCGCATTCCGCCGCCTCTTCGCATAAATCGGGAGCTAACTCCAGAAGCTCCATAAAATCGGCTTCTCTCAGAGCTTCCGTCGCCTTTTTATCAAATTGCGGTCCTTGCGGTGCGTACCCATACGGACCATCCTCTTTCAGCTTATGGGAGAGATCCCCACTCGCGGCAATAACAGTTTTCCTGCCCATTTGTTCCGCCGTCTGCGCGATAAGTTGGCCCAACTGGTAATGTTTTTCCGCGTCCAGCCCGGAAAGCCCAACCCGTACAACCGGAATACCACTAAGCCCTGCTTCCTGTAAAAAACGGAGCGGAATAAGCGTTCCATGATCGAGCGAAGGATCCCGCTCTCCATCGGTGCCTGCCGGAAACCCTTCCTCATGCGCCAATTTTTCAAGCTCTTTCGCAAACGCTTCATCATACTTCGTTTCAACGGAAACTCCTCTGACCCGGAATTGTTCCAGGTTTCCCTTTGCGCTTTTTCCCGGAGAAACGTGAAAGTACTCCGCATACAATACAGTATGCGGAGAGGTAATGATGATCGTATCGGGCCGCATATCCGCTATTGTCCGGGCCGCTTCCCGATATGCGCGGATCGTCGCTTCAATTTTCCACTCCTCTCCGCGTCCTACCTCGGGCAGGATGATCGGCGGATGCGGAACCGCAATTCCTCCCACTACAGCCATAGCCGTTCCCTCCGTTACTTGTTCGCATTTTTGCGTGCCTTTTCGGCATCTCCGTCAAATTTAGTTGAATCCCAGGAAAACCGCTGTTTTCCGTCCAGGGCATCAATACGTTCCATATCCTCTGCCGAAAGCTCGAAATTGAAAACATCTGCATTTGAGATAATCCGTTCCTGGTGGACAGACTTTGGGATCACAACGATCTCGTTTTGTATGTGCCAGCGCAAAGTTGCCTGAGCCGCTGTTTTCCCATAATGACCGCCTATTTCCTCCATCAGTGGTTCTTCGCTGAGGTGTCCGTGAAAAATCGGCCCCCATGCTGTAACTGATATTCCGTTTTTCTTGCAAAATGACCGCAATTCCCTTTGCTGGAACCACGGATGCAGTTCCACCTGATCGTTTGCCGGGAACTCACCTGTCTGCTTCTTCATATCGGCAAGCTGATCCGCGATAAAGTTGGAAACGCCGGTGGCATGGATCAAACCTTTTTCCCTTAGCCCAAGGATCGTGTCCCACGCCCGGTAGCGTAGCACCTCATCCGTTCCCGGCCAGTGGAGCATATAAAGATCAATATATTCCGTGCCCAAAGCTACAAGGCTTTTTTCAAATGTCTCCCGCGCGTTCGGAAAATCCGTCGGCCATAGTTTGGTTGCAACAAACAGTTCTTCCCGCGGAACTCCGCTGTCTTTTATGGCGCGTCCAACATCCGCTTCATTTTTATAAAAAGTTGCAGTATCGATATGCTTGTATCCCGCATCCAGGGCAAAGCGCACGGCCCGGTATACTTCTTCCCCGGCTTTCGCCTTATATAGCCCAAGTCCAAATCCCGGCATTTCAACGCCGCCCGCAATGTGTATCCTGTCCTGTAAATTCCGAATCATATCCTTTCCTCCAATAACATGTTCAATGCGTCCACGTATCCTTGCTCGCCTTTCCCGCAAATCTGCGCAATACATACGTCGGAAATCACGGATCTATGACGGAACTCTTCGCGGGCATGAATATCGGATAGGTGCACCTCCACACATGGAAGATGAATCGAAGAAATCGCATCGCGTATCGCATAGCTGTAATGCGTATACGCTCCCGCGTTAAGGATAATCCCATCTTTTCTGCCATAGGCGTCATGCAGCTTGTCGATCAGCGCACCCTCGTGGTTCGATTGGAAAAATTCCAGCTCCACATCCTTATCTTTTGCCTGTTTCAGAATAAAGGCATTGACCTCATCCAGCGTCTTTGCCCCATACACGCCCGTTTCCCGTATGCCGAGCATATTCAGGTTCGGACCATTCATCACTAAAATTTTTTTCATTATTTTCTCCAAATTATCGAAATATGATATACTTAATTGTATCACAATGCAAAGGAGTTTTTCCATTTCCATGCAGAAAAATTATTGCGTCATCGGCTCCCCAATCTCTCATAGTTTATCTCCAGCTATCCATACTATGCTTTATACGAGGTACGGGCTGGATTGTATTTATGACAGGATGCTTGTTACGTCTAAAACGCTGGCATCTTTCGTCGGATCGATCCGGGAACGCCGTATTTCAGGCTTTAATATTACAATGCCGCTCAAACAGGCAATCCTTCCTTATCTGCGATATGTTTCTCCCGAAGCATGCGGCGGCATCAATACCGTAGTAGTGCATCCGGACGGTTTGTATGGTTATTCAACCGATGCACAAGGATTCCTTGCGGCCCTGCAAAGCACTGGTTCGGATTACAGGGGGGCAAATATCGTATTCATCGGCGCAGGAACCGTAACGAAGCTGTTGGCGGACGATGCCGCTGAAAAGGGCGCACAAAGCATAGTCATCGTAAACCGCACACTGGAAAAAGCGCAAAAAATAGCACGGCAGATAAGCGCAGTGTCTGACCGGCTTGCAAATATCGGCTGCTATTTAAAAAATTGCGACTTACTGATTAATACGACTCCACTTGGTATGAATGGCACCGGCAGCGACTTTGAAGACCTTTCTTTTCTCGACGCTCTTCCAGGTCACGCGGCTGTGTGCGACCTTATTTATGCACCGGCGCAAACTTCGTTTTTGAAATACGCGAATACACGCGGCCTGAAAACGATGAACGGCCTTGGAATGCTGATCTGGCAAGGCTTTTTTTCTTTTGAAAAATGGTTTCACATCCTGCCGGGCCAGAGGGATTACGACGCAGTGGAGCAGGAACTCACCCGGCTTTTAGGGCAGAAATGATTCGATTGGCCGCGCCGTCTATTGTATCGCGGTTGTCAATCCTGATATGGCACGAATCCTCATAGCGTTTTTTCCGTGCCTCGAATATACCGCGTATATGCTCCGCTCCCCCTCTGAGCAGAGGGCGTTTTTGTGTGTCAACGGTCTTCATGATCTGGTCCACATCCCGGTATATCCATACGACTGTGCCGGATTCCCTCATTACGCGTATATTTTCATCCGCCAGTACAATGCCTCCGCCGCAGGAAATCACTGAATCCGGCTCGGTATGGGCCGCATGGATAAGCACTGCGCTTTCGATTTTCCGAAAAAGCGGCTCTCCGCCCTTAGCAAAAATATCGTTGATCGTTTTTCCCTGTTCTCGCTCGATCCTGGAGTCAAGGTCAATAAACGGCAGACAAAGTTTGCGGGCCAGGCTTTTCCCCACAGCCGATTTTCCGCATCCCATCATTCCGGTCAGAAAGATATGTCCCATCTCAGCACCCGTTCCTATAAATCCCAAGCAATTTAAGCTGTGTGCAGTAAGGCATAATTTCAGGAATCACCTTTTCTATCTGCAAGCCCATTTCCGGCCCTACAAAATCAACGTAAAACCGGTATTCAAAATTACGGTGTTTTAGTGGGCGGGATTCTATCTTTACCATATTGAGTTCGCGTTTTGCAAACACATTCAGAACATGCGCAAGGGCACCCGGCTTGTGTTCCAATACAAAACTAAGGCTTGCCTTGTCCGCCCCTTCTTCGGCTGTCTTTTTATCCGTTCCGATGACGATGAACCGTGTAGTATTCTCTCCGCTCGTATTGACGGCGCTTTTCAGGACCTTGAGTCCATAAATCCAGCCCGCGTATTCACTGGCGATTGCGGCCTTTGAAACGTCGCCTGCTTTTGCCACATATTCTGCGCTGGCGGCAGTATTATAATAGGGTATCCTTTTCCATTCAGGATAACCGTCCAGAAAACCCGCGCACTGCATCAGTCCCTGGTCGTGGGAATATACCTCGCGGATATCAGATACCTTTGCTCCCGGTACGCCGAGCAGGGCATGGTCGATGTGGACAAGCTGCTCTCCCACAATGCACACATCGTTATACTGATCCATGAGATCGTAAACCTGCAGTACGCTGCCCGCATAGGAATTTTCAATTGGTACTACGCCAAAAGCAATTTCTCCCGCTTCAACTGCAGAAAAAACCTCGTCAAAGCCTTGATAGCTCACCGCCTCCGCCTGTCCGTTGAAATACAGGTCCCGTGCCATATCCGCATACGCGCCGGGAAGGCCGGAATATCCGGCCTTCCCGGCCATGACATGCTTTCGACCCGATTCCGTCTTTTCCCTGACAAGACGGCGCTGATGCGCCCGGCTGAGGCTCATCAACAGTTCGTAGACCCGGTCAATATCACTGGAAAGCGCCTTATCAGTAAGCATCTCTTCACGCTTTTTCAACAATTCCGCTTCCCGCTTCCGGTCGAGTACAGGCAGTCCTTTCTCTATTTTACATTCCGCAACCTGTTCCGCAATTCGTATTCTTTCCTCAAACGCCCGTACAATTTCCGCATCCACTGCATCGATCTCCCGGCGTAATTTTTCCAGCTCATCCATTGTGTACCTCCAGCCATAGATCGGCGGCAACGAGCGCAGCCGCACATTTCACGACCTCCACTGCACGCGGGACAATACAGGAATCATGCCGCCCGTGAATCCGCAGAGACGCTTCCTGCATCGTTTCGATGTTAACCGTCTTTTGTTCCTTGGCAATCGACGGCGTGGGGCGCACCGCAACACGAAATATGACCGGCATGCCATTTGTAATGCCTCCGCCGATCCCGCCGTTATGGTTCGTTTGAAACAATACCCTTCCATCTTTCAGAATTGGGATATCGTTTGCTTCACTCCCCCGCATTCTCGTCAACTCAAACCCTTTTCCGAATTCGATTCCCTTAATTGCCGGAATGGAAAACATTATATGCGAAAGCCTGCTTTCCACACTGTCGAAGAATGGATTGCCCAATCCCGCTGGAAATCCATTGATCGCGCATTCAATGGTTCCGCCTACGGAATCACCTTCCCTGTGGGCCTCCCGAATTCTGTCCTGCATTCTCGCGGTAATTTCGGGATCGACTGCTGCAAATGCCTTGCTTTCGGCGTTGCTTATCCGCTCGAAAGGATAGGGCCCTTCATCTATAATATCGGCAATACTCTGGATGCGGGCGGCAACATGGATATTTTCACGCTCCAACAACTGCCGGGCAATGCTTCCAGCAAACACCAGCGGTGCCGTCAGCCTACCCGAAAAATGTCCGCCTCCCCGGTAATCGTTTGCACCGTGATATTTTATAAACCCGGTATAATCCGCATGGCCCGGACGCATGAACTCCATAGTCCTTTCATAATCCTGCGAACGCATGTCCTTGTTTCGGATCACCGCCGCGAGCGGCGTTCCCGTTGCTTTCCCTTTGAAATAACCGCTCAGCACTTCCGGCACGTCGGGTTCCTTGCGTTTGGTAGAAGCAACGGAAGCATTAGGCGCCCGCCTCTTCATCGCCTGCGCGATCTTTCCCTCATCGATTTCCATACCCGCCGGCAACCCGTCGACTATGATTCCGATCGCGGTGGAATGAGATTCCCCAAAGATAGTGACTTTCAAACAATTTCCAAATGTCGCGCTCATTCCACAATTCCCCCGAGGCTCGCAAATTCTTCATAAAAGTTTGGAGCTGATTTTCTAACAACCATAGGGTCCCGTATGACGACCGGTTCCCGGGCGATACAGGATGCAACTGCAAGAGCCATGGCGATCCGGTGGTCAAAGTGGCTGTCCGCCTCTCCCCCGTCCAGAGCCCCGGTTCCGTTAATCACCAAGCTGTCCTCATATTCTGTAATATCAGCCCCTAATTTTTCAAGTTCATGTGCCATCGCGTGCAGGCGGTCGCTTTCCTTGTAACGCAGCCGTCCAGCATTATAAATTCTCATTTTGCCTTTTACCGCACAACCAAGTACAGCAAGCACCGGTACGAGGTCGGGTATTTGGCTCACATCGATCTCAACCGGCCTGAGCACATTCTTCCTCACAAAAATACCGTCTTCCCTAAATTCGACATCTGCTCCCATACACTGCAAAATCCCGAGTATTTCCCGGTCACCCTGATCCGAATCTTCCTCCAGTCCCTGCAGCAGAACCTCCCCGCTGAGCGCTGCAGCAACGGCAAAAAAAGCGGCGTGGGAATAATCTCCTTCAATCGTCATATCATGCGGACGATATCCCTGCCGCCCCGATACGTCGATGATATGTCCGCGCCAATGACTGCGAATGCCGAACAGCTTTTGTACGCTGCGCGTTAAATCAATATATGGTTTGGACTCAATTTTGGTCGTCAGATGGATGCCTGAATCGTTTATCAGCAACGGCAAGGCGTACAGCATTCCCGATACAAACTGCGATGAAATATCTCCCGGCATTGCATATTCCCCACTGTCCAGGGTCCCGCAGATCGTGATGGAGTTTTCTGTTTTCTCTACCTCGACCCGATTCCTGATAAAAATACGGCCGTACGCCCCCTGCGGGCGTTTCATCAGACGGCCATGTCCGACAAATGTTCTTGGCTTTCCGTCCAGTGCAAGCGGCACCAGAAAACGCAGGGTCGAACCCGACTCCCCGCAATCAATTTCCTGTTTTCCTTCCCGCCTGAGTCCGCCGTGCACGGTACACACATCGCCTGTAAGCTCGTATTCGCACAGCCCCATATCCCGGAGGGCATTCGCGGTCGCGGCAATATCTTCAGAAAAAGCCATATTTTTTAAAACAGAATCGCCCTTGGCAAGAGCTGCGCAGATCAGCGCCCTATGCGATACGCTTTTTGAGGGAATGATCTTAAGGCTGCCGTGGATGTTCGAGGGAGCTATTTTTTTCATAGGCATAATTCCTTTACTATTTTTTGGATTTCTCCGGCCTCCAGTTTTGGCGTCACCGCATGCCCGATTTCATCGATCAAAACAAAACTGATCCGGCTGCCTTCCGCCTTTTTATCTGCCAGAAGGATTTTTAACGCTTCTTCAAGGATACCCGGTTCCGCAGAAACCGGCAAGCCATACTTTTTAAGTAGGATTTGCGTGTCCTCCGCAAGTCCTTTCGGTGAAACGCCCAGCGCCTCTCCCAGCCGTGCGGCATATATCATCCCCATCGCAACTGCTTCGCCATGAAGAAATGTTCCATACCCGGCGACTGTTTCAAGCGCATGCCCGATCGTATGCCCATAATTGAGCTGCATACGCGCGCCTGTATCATACGGGTCGCGTTTTACATAATCAGCTTTAATTTCACAGCATCTTCCGATAATATCTTCGATCCTTCCGCTGCTGTCCATAAGCGTCTTATGCAGGTTCTTATCATAGATATACGCATATTTGATTACTTCCGCCATTCCTGCCGCATACTGGCGCGAATCAAGCGTTTCAAGCGCCCCCGTATCCGCAATTACAGCGGCCGGCTGGTAGAACGCACCTACCATATTCTTACCGCCTTCAAGGTTTACCGCGACTTTCCCGCCGACTGAACTATCCACTTGCGCCAGCAACGTCGTCGGATATTGTATGAAGGCGACCCCGCGTTTAAACGTCGCGGCCGCAAAACCCGCAATATCTCCGACGACTCCGCCCCCCAGAGCCGCTACGGCGCCCCTCCGGTCAATCCCGTATTCCATCAGTTTCTGATAAATCATTTCCAGGTTCCGCATACTTTTCGATGCCTCGCCGGAAGACAGGATGATCCATTTTGCATCAGGAAAATACTTCCCGAAAAGCGGATGTACCACATCGTCCGTAACAATTGCATAATCCGTATAGTTTTTCAGGGGGGCATCTGACAGAATGCCGTTTCCTATTACTATATCATATTTTCCATTCTCTGCATCCACGAAAACATTTCTCATCTCACTCACCATCAGGACATCACGTTCTTGAGCGCGTTAATTTTATGCATCACCCCTTCAAACGCTTCGGGCGTGAGGGATTGGGCGCCGTCGCACAGCGCATGCTTGGGGTCGTTATGCACTTCAATCAGCAAACCGTCCGCACCAGCGGCAACTGCGGCGAGCGCCAAGGATTCCACCATATAGGAAAGCCCGGAAGCATGGCTCGGGTCAACTACAACGGGAAGATGAGATAATTTTTTGATTGCGGGGATCGCGCTGATATCAAGAGTATTGCGTGTATAGGTCTCAAAGGTGCGAATACCGCGTTCACATAGGATGACGTTCTCGTTTCCGCCCGACATAATATACTCCGCGCTCATCAGAAGCTCTTCAATCGTGCTGGAAAGTCCGCGCTTTAAAAGAATCGGCTTTTTCGTTTGCCCTACTTCCTTAAGCAGATCGAAATTTTGCATATTCCGCGCGCCGATCTGGATAATGTCCGCTTTCTCAGAGAAAAGCTCTACATACCGCGGCGCCATAATTTCTGTTACGATCGGCATTCCCGTTTCTTTTTTCACGTCCATCAGGATATCAAGTCCTTCTTCCCCGAGTCCCTGGAATGCGTAAGGGGAAGTACGTGGCTTAAAAGCGCCGCCCCTGAGAATCTGCGCTCCAGACGATTTGCATTGCCGGGCAATCCCTTCCAGTTGGTCGAAGGATTCCACAGAGCAGGG
It encodes the following:
- the aroA gene encoding 3-phosphoshikimate 1-carboxyvinyltransferase: MKKIAPSNIHGSLKIIPSKSVSHRALICAALAKGDSVLKNMAFSEDIAATANALRDMGLCEYELTGDVCTVHGGLRREGKQEIDCGESGSTLRFLVPLALDGKPRTFVGHGRLMKRPQGAYGRIFIRNRVEVEKTENSITICGTLDSGEYAMPGDISSQFVSGMLYALPLLINDSGIHLTTKIESKPYIDLTRSVQKLFGIRSHWRGHIIDVSGRQGYRPHDMTIEGDYSHAAFFAVAAALSGEVLLQGLEEDSDQGDREILGILQCMGADVEFREDGIFVRKNVLRPVEIDVSQIPDLVPVLAVLGCAVKGKMRIYNAGRLRYKESDRLHAMAHELEKLGADITEYEDSLVINGTGALDGGEADSHFDHRIAMALAVASCIAREPVVIRDPMVVRKSAPNFYEEFASLGGIVE
- the aroB gene encoding 3-dehydroquinate synthase; protein product: MRNVFVDAENGKYDIVIGNGILSDAPLKNYTDYAIVTDDVVHPLFGKYFPDAKWIILSSGEASKSMRNLEMIYQKLMEYGIDRRGAVAALGGGVVGDIAGFAAATFKRGVAFIQYPTTLLAQVDSSVGGKVAVNLEGGKNMVGAFYQPAAVIADTGALETLDSRQYAAGMAEVIKYAYIYDKNLHKTLMDSSGRIEDIIGRCCEIKADYVKRDPYDTGARMQLNYGHTIGHALETVAGYGTFLHGEAVAMGMIYAARLGEALGVSPKGLAEDTQILLKKYGLPVSAEPGILEEALKILLADKKAEGSRISFVLIDEIGHAVTPKLEAGEIQKIVKELCL
- the aroF gene encoding 3-deoxy-7-phosphoheptulonate synthase — its product is MIVVMKNSASSEEILRVTDALVKKGMQVQTNKGVDCTVLGVLGDTYMVDKERVGMMNGVDRVVSIQEPYKKANRKFHPEDSVVDVNGVSVGGGTLTVMAGPCSVESFDQLEGIARQCKSSGAQILRGGAFKPRTSPYAFQGLGEEGLDILMDVKKETGMPIVTEIMAPRYVELFSEKADIIQIGARNMQNFDLLKEVGQTKKPILLKRGLSSTIEELLMSAEYIMSGGNENVILCERGIRTFETYTRNTLDISAIPAIKKLSHLPVVVDPSHASGLSYMVESLALAAVAAGADGLLIEVHNDPKHALCDGAQSLTPEAFEGVMHKINALKNVMS